The Chitinophaga pinensis DSM 2588 region CAGTCAGAACGTAAGAAGAGCCGCACACAACCTGGTCCCTCCCCTTTTCGGACATATTCCCTTAACAGATATTCTTCAGTCATATTTTAGTTTACTAAGGACCCCGGAAGTACTTTTTCACTTTTGCAGCAACAAATACCAACCCTGTTTCGATGCCCGCCAGGAACTGATGTTATACCGGATCGTCATGGAACTGACGACCAACATTATCAGACATTCCAGGGCATCCGCAGCGACCATTCAACTGCTTTATTATCCCGAATACCTGGAGATACTGGTAGAGGACGATGGAATCGGCTTGCCTTTGAATAGCCGCCCATCGGGTATCGGACTTTCAGGCGTGAAAACCAGGGTAAAATCCCTGGGCGGACAAATGCACATTGACTCAGGCATCTCTGGCACAACCTTTATCATTCATATTCCCGTAATTCCACAACATGCAGCCCCCTGTTAACATCATCCTTGCCGATGATCACACCCTCTTTGCCGACGGCATCCGCTCTCTGCTGGAGCAGACGCCTTATATTACCGTCCAGGGTATTGCCTCCAACGGACAGGTATTAATCGAAATGTTACAACGGCATCAGCCGGATCTTGCGATCCTGGATATCAGTATGCCGGTCCTGAATGGTCTGGAAGTCACGAAGATCATTCGTAAGGATATGCCGCATATTCGGACGATCATACTTTCCAGTTACAGCGATCCCCACCTGATATCCTTATCCCGTAGTTACGGTGCAGATGGCTACCTCATGAAAACCTGCAATCAATATGACCTCCTGCAAACAATCACCCGGGTGGTCAGGGGAGAAAGTTGTTTTCCACAGCTCCCCCGGATACAGGAAGCGGAAATCGATCACTCCTTCCGGGAGTTCAATCTGACCCGTCGGGAACTGGAGATACTACACCTTATTAATCAACAATTTACAAATCAGCAGATTGCCACACACCTGTATCTGAGCATTTATACAGTGGAGACCC contains the following coding sequences:
- a CDS encoding response regulator transcription factor, translating into MQPPVNIILADDHTLFADGIRSLLEQTPYITVQGIASNGQVLIEMLQRHQPDLAILDISMPVLNGLEVTKIIRKDMPHIRTIILSSYSDPHLISLSRSYGADGYLMKTCNQYDLLQTITRVVRGESCFPQLPRIQEAEIDHSFREFNLTRRELEILHLINQQFTNQQIATHLYLSIYTVETHRKNIMQKLQLKSPAALTRFLLEKGL
- a CDS encoding sensor histidine kinase; its protein translation is MSEELLTHLIPSITVTQEPIMYSLRLTYPVGSFLLSSGILPATCWGIVALWIIVMIKRLDVYEKKQNELILQLERQQAMMAIQEVSIQEAERKRIAADIHDEIGSNLAAIRVNLQSLHYSTVQDEQKANSLLQLVDQTSQNVRRAAHNLVPPLFGHIPLTDILQSYFSLLRTPEVLFHFCSNKYQPCFDARQELMLYRIVMELTTNIIRHSRASAATIQLLYYPEYLEILVEDDGIGLPLNSRPSGIGLSGVKTRVKSLGGQMHIDSGISGTTFIIHIPVIPQHAAPC